The following proteins are co-located in the Tardibacter chloracetimidivorans genome:
- the trbG gene encoding P-type conjugative transfer protein TrbG, producing MIRSLAAPILLATCLSLSSEGAWASPLSSDTAHQATVATANRLATIEPAAQGFLNAAQVYPFAEGAIYHVITAPGRVTDIALQPGETLVAVASGDTVRWVIGDTTSGSGTEKRTHVLVKPFSTGLATNLVITTDRRSYHIALNSIPRTAMAALSWTYPQDALIALKRATAAAEAAAPVAAGIAVEQLHFNYVVSGDRPSWRPLRAFDDGRQTFIEFPATLGVGEAPPIFLLDTKGEAQLVNYRVKGRFYVVDRIFDVAELRLGTKNQQVVRISRVADGAPARRGS from the coding sequence ATGATCCGCTCCCTTGCCGCACCAATACTGCTGGCCACCTGCCTTTCCCTCTCTTCAGAAGGCGCCTGGGCTTCGCCACTATCCAGCGACACCGCGCATCAGGCGACGGTCGCGACCGCCAACCGCCTGGCGACCATTGAGCCGGCCGCGCAGGGATTCCTGAATGCCGCTCAGGTCTATCCATTCGCGGAAGGGGCAATCTATCACGTCATCACCGCGCCCGGGCGGGTGACCGACATCGCGCTCCAGCCCGGCGAGACGCTCGTGGCCGTGGCGAGCGGCGACACCGTGCGCTGGGTGATCGGCGATACCACCAGCGGGTCGGGTACCGAGAAGCGGACGCATGTGCTGGTCAAGCCGTTCAGCACCGGCCTCGCCACCAACCTCGTGATCACCACCGACCGGCGCAGCTATCACATCGCGCTGAACAGCATCCCCCGAACGGCGATGGCCGCGCTGTCATGGACCTATCCGCAGGATGCACTGATAGCATTGAAGCGCGCCACAGCTGCGGCCGAGGCGGCGGCACCGGTCGCCGCCGGGATCGCGGTCGAGCAGCTTCATTTCAACTACGTCGTGTCGGGTGATCGTCCGTCCTGGCGACCGCTGCGCGCCTTCGACGACGGACGGCAGACCTTCATCGAGTTTCCCGCGACGCTTGGCGTGGGGGAGGCACCCCCGATCTTCCTGCTGGACACGAAGGGCGAGGCCCAGCTCGTCAATTATCGCGTCAAGGGCCGCTTCTACGTGGTCGACCGCATCTTCGACGTCGCCGAGCTGCGGCTTGGCACGAAGAACCAGCAGGTCGTCCGCATCAGCCGGGTCGCGGATGGCGCGCCGGCGCGGAGGGGATCATGA
- a CDS encoding TrbI/VirB10 family protein — translation MTDVEDRPVAEDHTASSKVDPETLALRAQPARAIRFKRGAVVAIAALGSVSLVATAWIALRPSSFHLAGQADDQTVAAKPPADALSALPGSYGDVPRLGPALPGDLGRPILEHQRAMASEPAGGEAARADQAAATERDRRVAELRAARESGLLVQSGNRAAPTAYVEATPSAPPAAAADAARLAIDPDRDPNAQQRKADFVAARDNGGDVNAGRLVPPASPDMLSAGSVIAASLITGLRSDLPGLVTAQVTERVFDSATGRILLIPQGARLIGSYDSVVAFGQKRALIVWQRIILPDGSSIRLDNVPATDPSGYAGLADKVDFHTWSLLKGVAISTLLGVGANLTFSGESDLVQAIRESTQQNVSRAGDQITSRNLQIQPTITIRPGAPVRLVVHRDLILAPWRS, via the coding sequence ATGACCGACGTGGAGGATCGGCCGGTGGCGGAGGACCATACTGCATCGAGCAAGGTGGATCCGGAAACGCTCGCGCTGCGTGCACAGCCGGCGCGGGCGATCCGCTTCAAGCGGGGCGCCGTGGTGGCGATCGCGGCGCTCGGCTCCGTTAGCCTGGTGGCGACCGCCTGGATCGCGTTGCGGCCATCCTCTTTCCACTTGGCCGGCCAGGCTGACGACCAGACGGTAGCCGCCAAGCCGCCTGCTGACGCGCTGAGCGCGCTCCCCGGCAGCTATGGCGACGTGCCCAGGCTCGGTCCGGCGTTGCCGGGCGATCTCGGTCGCCCGATCCTCGAGCATCAGCGCGCAATGGCGAGCGAACCCGCGGGAGGAGAGGCCGCCCGCGCCGATCAGGCAGCGGCGACCGAGCGTGATCGGAGGGTCGCAGAGTTGCGGGCAGCTCGGGAGTCGGGGTTGCTCGTGCAGTCCGGCAATCGCGCCGCGCCGACGGCCTATGTCGAAGCAACGCCATCTGCGCCACCGGCGGCAGCTGCCGATGCTGCTCGGCTTGCCATCGATCCTGATCGCGACCCCAATGCCCAGCAGCGGAAAGCCGACTTCGTCGCGGCACGCGACAACGGCGGCGACGTCAACGCCGGGCGGCTTGTCCCGCCAGCATCGCCCGACATGCTGTCAGCGGGCAGCGTCATCGCCGCGAGCCTGATTACCGGGCTCAGGTCCGACCTGCCCGGTCTTGTCACTGCCCAGGTGACCGAGCGTGTGTTCGACAGCGCAACGGGCAGGATCCTGCTCATCCCGCAAGGTGCGCGGCTGATCGGCAGCTACGACAGCGTGGTGGCCTTCGGACAGAAGCGGGCGCTAATCGTTTGGCAGCGGATCATCCTGCCGGACGGCAGCTCGATCCGGCTCGACAATGTGCCCGCGACCGACCCGTCAGGCTATGCGGGCCTTGCCGACAAGGTCGACTTCCACACCTGGAGCCTCCTCAAGGGCGTCGCGATTTCGACATTGCTTGGCGTGGGCGCGAACCTGACCTTCTCCGGGGAAAGCGACCTCGTCCAGGCGATCCGGGAATCCACCCAGCAGAATGTCTCGCGTGCCGGTGACCAGATCACGTCTCGCAATTTGCAGATCCAGCCGACGATCACGATCCGGCCCGGCGCGCCGGTGCGGCTGGTCGTACACCGCGACCTCATTCTCGCGCCGTGGCGCAGCTAG
- a CDS encoding DUF2274 domain-containing protein, protein MVDLKLARIPDRTPVKLTITVLPDLHQALQDYARIYAETYGRDEPVSELVPAILSAFLDSDRAFAKARERLGARSG, encoded by the coding sequence ATGGTCGATCTCAAGCTTGCTCGCATTCCCGACCGAACCCCGGTGAAGCTCACGATCACGGTGCTGCCCGACCTGCATCAGGCACTTCAGGATTACGCCCGGATCTATGCCGAAACCTATGGTCGGGACGAGCCGGTCAGCGAACTGGTCCCAGCTATTCTGTCCGCATTCCTCGATAGCGATCGCGCCTTTGCAAAGGCGCGCGAGCGCCTTGGAGCACGCAGCGGGTGA
- a CDS encoding tyrosine-type recombinase/integrase, with protein sequence MGKLTPALIKELTEPGRYSDGEGLLLQISPSGGKSWLMRVQVNGRRRDIGLGELRHVSLRDARLEAAAIKKLAKSGVDPLDERRKVEIVIPTFEQAAKRAHTEMIKGWKNGKHTKQWIKTLELYAYPKLGKLKVNQIEGPLIRDVLAEIWLDIPETARRVRQRIGTVLDWSYANGFRTSEAPMRSISKGLPRQPRKSGHFAALPHAEVPAFMKRLRARGISSSRLALEALILTAVRSGEVRGARWPELNDELTLWTIPAERMKAGVEHVVPLSLQAADVFRQARALRIKGCDLIFPGATSGSSLSDMALLELVRGMDLPATVHGFRSSFRDWAAEETDTPREIAEAALAHTLENKVEAAYRRTDFLAKRRDLMKVWADFCVPSAKSRSRRSVERTNVVAGRARDVATAPRRPRRTAARRTVQGS encoded by the coding sequence ATGGGAAAGCTCACCCCCGCCCTGATCAAGGAGCTCACCGAGCCCGGTCGCTACTCCGATGGCGAGGGGCTCCTGCTGCAAATTTCCCCTTCGGGCGGAAAAAGCTGGCTCATGCGCGTACAGGTCAATGGCCGCCGCCGGGACATCGGCCTGGGCGAGCTTCGGCATGTGAGCCTTCGCGATGCGAGACTGGAAGCGGCCGCGATCAAGAAGCTCGCCAAATCCGGTGTCGATCCGCTCGATGAACGGCGGAAGGTCGAGATCGTCATACCGACCTTCGAGCAGGCGGCGAAGCGTGCGCACACGGAAATGATCAAGGGATGGAAGAACGGGAAGCACACCAAGCAATGGATCAAGACGCTTGAACTCTATGCCTATCCGAAGCTGGGCAAGTTGAAGGTCAACCAGATCGAAGGACCGCTCATCCGCGACGTGCTGGCGGAAATCTGGCTGGACATCCCGGAGACCGCCCGGCGGGTCCGCCAGCGCATCGGCACGGTGCTCGACTGGTCCTATGCCAATGGCTTCCGGACCAGCGAAGCACCGATGCGTTCCATTTCCAAGGGCCTGCCACGGCAGCCCAGGAAGTCCGGCCATTTCGCCGCATTGCCCCATGCCGAGGTGCCGGCGTTCATGAAGCGCCTGCGCGCCCGCGGGATCAGCAGCAGTCGGCTGGCGCTCGAGGCGCTGATATTGACGGCGGTCCGATCAGGCGAGGTTCGCGGAGCCAGATGGCCGGAACTCAACGACGAGCTGACGCTGTGGACCATTCCTGCAGAGCGCATGAAGGCAGGGGTCGAACATGTGGTGCCGCTGTCGCTGCAAGCCGCAGACGTCTTCCGTCAGGCGCGGGCACTGCGGATCAAGGGCTGCGACCTGATCTTCCCGGGCGCCACGTCCGGTTCGTCACTTTCTGACATGGCGCTTCTCGAATTGGTGCGCGGCATGGACCTGCCGGCGACAGTACATGGCTTCCGGTCAAGCTTCAGGGATTGGGCGGCCGAGGAGACGGACACGCCACGCGAGATCGCCGAGGCGGCGCTGGCACATACGCTCGAGAACAAGGTCGAGGCAGCCTATCGGCGCACCGATTTCCTGGCCAAGCGGCGCGATCTGATGAAGGTTTGGGCCGATTTCTGCGTTCCGTCCGCTAAGAGCCGGTCCCGGCGGTCGGTCGAGCGAACGAATGTCGTGGCCGGCCGCGCCCGCGACGTTGCGACGGCTCCGCGCCGACCGCGACGGACTGCCGCTCGACGAACCGTTCAAGGCTCCTGA
- a CDS encoding anti-sigma factor family protein has product MKIDEETLMAFADGQLSGAQAEAVAAAVAGDPVLAEKVAQHRQLRETMAAAFAPVLDEPVPPSLAAAVSAGAEDTPGKVVDFAVERRSRAIRRTPFIQRWGSIAAALVVGLFAGQLVDLPGGGGNLVKGSDGNLVASGELAAALDSQLASDNPQALGSPVRIGLTFAGDDGYCRTFLAVRADSLSGIACRQDGEWRLRMTTTPDGQRADAPDYRMAGADDVIMQSAQALMRDDPLDSAAEQRARAGGWETAR; this is encoded by the coding sequence ATGAAAATTGATGAAGAAACATTGATGGCCTTCGCCGATGGCCAGCTTTCCGGCGCGCAGGCAGAGGCGGTTGCAGCGGCCGTGGCAGGCGACCCTGTGTTGGCTGAAAAGGTGGCGCAGCATCGGCAGCTGCGGGAGACCATGGCGGCGGCCTTTGCGCCTGTGCTGGACGAGCCGGTCCCCCCTTCCCTTGCGGCGGCTGTTTCCGCCGGCGCTGAGGACACTCCCGGCAAAGTCGTCGATTTTGCAGTTGAAAGGCGGTCGAGAGCTATCCGCCGTACCCCCTTCATCCAGCGCTGGGGATCGATCGCGGCAGCCCTCGTCGTGGGGCTTTTCGCGGGGCAGCTTGTCGACCTGCCCGGCGGTGGCGGCAATCTGGTGAAGGGAAGCGACGGAAATCTGGTCGCGAGTGGAGAGCTGGCGGCCGCGCTCGACAGCCAGCTTGCCTCAGATAACCCGCAGGCGCTGGGCAGCCCGGTACGGATAGGCCTGACATTCGCCGGAGACGATGGTTATTGCCGGACGTTCTTGGCGGTGCGGGCGGACAGCCTCTCCGGAATCGCGTGCCGGCAGGATGGCGAATGGCGGCTTCGCATGACGACCACGCCCGATGGACAACGGGCAGACGCGCCGGATTATCGCATGGCCGGAGCTGACGACGTCATCATGCAATCCGCCCAGGCGCTGATGCGCGACGATCCGCTCGACAGCGCCGCCGAGCAGCGCGCCCGCGCAGGCGGTTGGGAAACGGCCCGATAA
- a CDS encoding RNA polymerase sigma factor, whose amino-acid sequence MEDFQSALVALLPRLRRFARALARDAADADDVVQSAVERALKARDQWQPGTRMDSWMFRIIRNTWIDEARSRGRRARVFAPEEDGLAVGADPSPNLEARADLSRAQAAMERLPAEQREAIALVLVEGLGYAEAADVLAIPIGTLTSRLLRGRAALVRALSGGETEAADEN is encoded by the coding sequence TTGGAAGATTTTCAGTCCGCCCTTGTCGCGCTGCTGCCACGGTTGCGCCGTTTCGCGCGCGCGCTGGCGCGTGACGCTGCGGACGCGGATGATGTGGTGCAGTCAGCCGTCGAGCGGGCCCTCAAGGCCCGCGACCAGTGGCAGCCGGGCACGCGGATGGACAGCTGGATGTTCCGGATCATCCGCAACACCTGGATCGACGAGGCCCGCTCGCGCGGCCGCAGGGCGCGGGTGTTCGCGCCGGAGGAGGACGGCCTTGCCGTCGGTGCCGACCCTTCCCCAAATCTGGAGGCACGAGCCGATCTGTCGCGGGCGCAGGCCGCAATGGAACGCCTTCCGGCCGAACAGCGCGAAGCCATCGCCCTCGTGCTGGTGGAAGGGCTAGGCTATGCCGAGGCGGCGGATGTTCTCGCAATCCCGATCGGCACGCTCACCAGCCGCCTGTTGCGCGGTCGCGCCGCGCTCGTCCGGGCGTTGAGCGGTGGAGAGACGGAGGCCGCCGATGAAAATTGA
- a CDS encoding S8 family serine peptidase, which produces MASIGLALPQFPAGAQLLGPVERTVGGLADTVTDTLSSGLGATERLAEDARDLTRARLRGLLRANSSALEADRRGFPVVRGEVVALSPSAASLAKAQSAGFAIARSEVLEALGVTLVTLRTPEGLRARDALAKLRKLDPAGSYDLNHIYIGAGQAVPVGNEDSQKPTGGRPLVGLIDRGAGRHPALDGLIVEQRGFAPGGVVPGGHGTAVASLLVGRDGRFRGAGAGLPLLVADVYGDGPTGGSAQALARALAWMAAREVPVVNVSLVGPPNLLVRTSVTAVQRRGLIVVAAVGNDGPAAAPLYPAAYPGVVAVTGVDSNNRVLIEAGRGPHVDFAAPGGDMAAAAARGGYSRVRGTSFATPLVAGRLAAMEGSAVARIERAKTEAVDLGRKGADSVYGMGLLCGKCRNMVN; this is translated from the coding sequence ATGGCCTCGATAGGTCTCGCACTGCCACAATTTCCTGCCGGTGCGCAACTGCTGGGACCGGTGGAGCGGACGGTCGGCGGCCTTGCCGACACCGTCACGGATACGCTTTCATCGGGCCTTGGAGCGACCGAACGCCTGGCCGAAGATGCGCGCGACCTGACGCGCGCCCGGCTGCGCGGATTGCTGCGCGCCAATTCCAGCGCGTTGGAGGCCGATCGCCGGGGATTTCCGGTTGTGCGCGGCGAAGTGGTCGCGCTTTCCCCCAGTGCCGCCTCGCTTGCGAAAGCACAATCGGCGGGCTTTGCGATTGCCCGCAGCGAGGTTCTGGAGGCCCTTGGTGTCACGCTCGTGACGTTGCGTACGCCCGAGGGACTGCGCGCGCGAGATGCGCTGGCGAAGCTCCGCAAACTCGATCCGGCGGGCAGCTATGACCTCAACCACATCTATATCGGCGCGGGGCAGGCGGTGCCGGTCGGGAACGAGGATTCGCAAAAGCCGACGGGCGGGCGGCCGCTGGTCGGGCTGATCGACCGGGGCGCAGGGCGGCATCCGGCGCTTGATGGTTTGATCGTCGAGCAGCGGGGCTTTGCTCCCGGTGGCGTTGTGCCGGGCGGGCATGGCACGGCGGTGGCGTCGCTCCTGGTCGGGCGTGACGGCCGCTTTCGGGGCGCCGGGGCGGGGCTTCCGCTGCTGGTCGCCGATGTTTACGGCGATGGTCCCACCGGCGGATCGGCCCAGGCGCTGGCGCGTGCGCTGGCATGGATGGCCGCGCGCGAGGTGCCTGTCGTCAACGTCAGCCTTGTGGGGCCGCCCAATCTGCTGGTGCGAACATCGGTGACGGCCGTGCAGCGGCGGGGGCTCATCGTCGTCGCGGCGGTCGGAAACGACGGCCCTGCCGCAGCGCCGCTCTATCCCGCCGCCTATCCCGGTGTGGTCGCGGTGACGGGCGTGGATTCTAACAATCGGGTGCTGATCGAGGCGGGCCGGGGTCCGCATGTCGATTTTGCCGCGCCGGGCGGGGACATGGCGGCGGCGGCTGCCCGCGGCGGCTATTCTCGGGTGAGAGGGACATCCTTCGCCACCCCACTGGTCGCGGGGCGGCTTGCCGCGATGGAAGGCAGCGCCGTGGCGCGGATCGAACGGGCGAAGACGGAGGCCGTGGACCTTGGACGAAAGGGCGCGGATTCCGTCTACGGTATGGGCCTTCTATGCGGCAAATGCCGAAACATGGTTAACTAA